ACTTATTGATTCTAAATTTTTCTCTAATACAAAAAGAGTAATCCTATACAGTTGGTTAGAGGGAGAAGACTTAGATGAAAACGAGAACGAAACCCGTTTTATGCAATTAGGTGAAGTTACAGCATTAATGCATAATACAACGATGGGATTGACATTACCAGAATCTATGATTCCAAGAGTTTGGGATAAAGTTTTTTACTATAAGGGTGAACAACCAGTATATAAAAATCAACAATATCAGAAGCACATATCCATGGATAACATTGAATTACTAGATAAATTCATCCCCTATCTTGATGAGAAATTAGCTATGTATTATAAGGAAGGTAAAAACAACCTTCAATTAATACATGCAGACCTCAATCCGTGGAATATTATGGTCGACAAAGGTGATATGCATGTCATTGATTTTGAAGACTCGATGTTAGCCTTACCAATCCATGATATTGCAAATATGTTGTTCTATTACCGATATGATGACCGTTTTGAATATGAGAATGTTAAACAATTGTACTTCCGTGGATACGAAAGAGTACGACCATTACCGAAATTTAATGAGTTCGATCTGGACTTATTAATGACGGCTAGAAGGGTTAATTTTATAAACTATGTTCTTTTAGTTGAGGATGATCCACGTTCCTACATTGAAAAAAATATTGGAAGAATTCATGACTTTTTAAATAAATATCAGGTTGAACTGTGAAGAGTTAAGTTAGGATTTATGCCTGTTTGGGTTAATTATACTTAAACAGGCTTTTTTTGTGGACGTTTGCTTATGGGGATGATTACAAGGTTTGATAAAGGAATTAAGTTCCTATGATGAGGGATTAGAAATAACGAAAAACTAGTGGAAAATCATTCATAATTGTTTATAGATCAAACCCCTCACAAATTCCTAATGGAAAAGGTGAGGGGTTATTTTTACAATTATTATACTGTGGTTAAGGGATAGACTCTGCTTTTATTTAACACAAAGACATTCGTTACAAGTGTTTCCATAGCATTCATGTTGTTCATTGATTTCCTTGCCACAAGATGAGCATTTTTTACGAGGTAATTTATTTAAAAATTCAGTCATTTTAACTAACATTCGAAATCGCCTCCTGATTTATTGTAACTTTATTGTATTATAACAGATTTATAAAGTCAACGTCTGTTTTAATACAATTTTCACCATCCTCTAAAAATAGACATTGGTTCTTTTCAAGTGCTTTCGATTTTTATCTCGATTGGGTATAGTAAAGAAGGGATGAAATTCATTAAAGGTGTTGATTTGATGAAAGTAACTGTCATTGGCTTTTGGGGTGGATATCCTAATAAAGGAGAGGCCTCATCAGGCTATTTAATTGAGTCTGCCAATTTTAAATTATTAGTTGATTGTGGAAGTGCTGTTTTATCTCAGCTTCAAAAATATATCGCAATAGTGGAAATAGATGCCGTTATTTTATCTCATTATCACCACGATCATATCGCTGATATTGGACCGCTTCAATATGCTAGGTTGATTCAACAGAGTGAGGTGAATAAAATATTACCCATTTACGGACATCCTTTTAATCAAGAAAAATTTCAATGTCTTTCTTATAAAGATGTTACGTGTGGGACCGCCTATCAACCGAATCGTCTATTAACGGTTGGACCATTTTCGATTTCATTTTTGCAAACGGATCACCCTGTTGATTGTTATGCGATGAGAATTTCTGATGGAAATGCTACAATTGTTTATACAGCGGATTCAAGCTTTAAAGAAGACTTTATTCCTTTTGCAAAAGAAGCGGACTTGTTGTTATCAGAATGTAATTTGTATGCGGATCAAAATGGTGCGCCGATTGGGCATATGACAAGTACAGAAGCAGCCAACATTGCTCAAAAAGCAAAAGTGAAAGAGTTATGGCTCACCCACTTACCTCATAGCGGGGATCTTAACCAGCTAATAGAAGAAGCGAAAACGGTTTACGACGGAGCGGTTTCATTAGCTGAAGAAGGGAAAACAACACAGATAAACTGAGGAGGAACTGTCGTCATGTATTTCATAGATAATCAAGGAATAACAGATCCTAAAATAAACTTAGCTATAGAAGAATATTGTCTCTCAAATCTAAATAAAGACAATACATATTTACTGTTTTATATAAATGAACCGAGTATTATTATTGGAAAGAATCAAAATGCCGTTGAAGAGATCAATACAAAATATGTGGATGAAAAAGGAATTAACGTCGTTCGTCGTCTTTCAGGTGGAGGAGCAGTGTACCATGACTTTGGAAACTTGAATTTTAGTTTCATTACGAAAGACGATGGAAATAGCTTTTACAATTATAAGAAATTTACCGATCCAATTGTTTCAGCACTAAACAAATTAGGTGTCTCAGCACAGCTAAGTGGCCGGAACGATATCCTTGTAAATGAGAGAAAGATTTCTGGAAATGCACAGTTCACAACGAAAGGTCGAATGTTTTCTCATGGAACACTTCTGTTAAATTCTGACATTGAACAAGTAGTTTCAGCATTAAATGTGAAAAAGGATAAAATTCAATCAAAAGGGATCAAATCTATTCGTAGCAGAGTAGCTAATATTGCTGAGTTTTTAAAGGAAGATCTAGCGATGGAAGAGTTTAAAGAGCTTCTTTTGAAATCGATTTTTAACGTGCAAAATGTAGAAGAAGTTCCATGCTATCAATTAACGGAATCAGATTGGAAGGGGATAGAGGAAATTTCAAAAAAACGTTACGGTAATTGGGATTGGAATTTTGGAAAATCACCAAAGTTTAATTTGCAACACTCTCATCGTTTTCCTATCGGACAAATTGATGTACGTTTGAATGTCATTAAAGGAGTCATTGATGATATTAAAATTTACGGGGACTTCTTTGGGATTGGTGATGTGGCTGAGGTTGAACAATTGCTGCAAGGAATAAAGTATGAACGTGAATCGATTGTGGCTGCTTTGTCTAATATGGATGTTAACCATTATTTTGGTAATCTATCAAAAGAAGAATTTATTGATTTAGTTTATTAAAAAAGCGCAAGCGCCCGTTTAGCAACGAATGATGAGGAACGTCAACTAAGTACAGTCACTTCCTGTGACTAACGCCTGCGCTAGCATATCGTGTGCGTCGGAGTTGCTGGGCAATGGAGCTAGACAAAAATAAAAGCACCATCCGAATAAGGACAGATTTTTATTCTTTCTTACTCAGTAAAAAAGGAGGCTATCCCTCCTTTTTTTCAACAAATTTTTTAATAACACTTGAGGGAATTTTTTTCATTTACTATAATATATTCAGAACTTTTTTTAAATTAAACTCAACTTAATGATTAGAGTGCATGTTCAAAAGAAAAAAATATTTGAACACACTTGATAAAGGGGTAAAATTAAGTAGAGAAAGAAAAGTGAATGACCAATCATTCAACAAGGGGTGGGAGAATTGAATTTACCGAAGAAGTTAGCCGAAACTGCTGCAATTCATCAAGAGAAACCTGCTTATTTATTTATGGACAAAGAAACGAGTTATGCTGAGTTAAATGCTTCTGTTTCAATGTTCGCTTCAAGCTTGGAAAAAATGGGTGTTCAAAAAGGGGACCACATCGCTTTGATTGTGGGAAATACACCACATTATGTGATCGGTTTATATGGCGCTCTTCGATTAGGAGCGACAGTCATACCGGTAAATCCGATTTATACACCAGATGAAATGGGCTACATTTTAAACAACGGTGATGTAAAACTTGTCATTACACTTGATAAGCTGTTACCTTTATTTGAAAAAATGGAGAAAGCTCTTCCGAAAGTTGAAACAATCGTCTATTGTGAAACAGGCGAAACGGTGAATGAAGATGCTTACCCACAAATTAAAACAAAAATGAAACCGTTTACAAAATGTCTTGGTATGGGAGACCCTCGTTACCAAGGACCTGAGTTAAATGAAGAAGACGTTGCGATGATTCTTTATACTTCAGGTACGACTGGTAAACCAAAAGGAGCCATGCTTACTCATCGCAACATTTATGCGAATGCAAGTGATGTTGCTCAATATTTAAAATATGATAAGAGTGATAAAGTAATAGCTGCTTTACCAATGTTCCATGTATTTTGCTTAACGGTTGCCTTGAATGGTCCTTTAATAAGTGGGGCAACAGTTGTTATTGTACCGAAATTTAGTCCTGCGGAAATTTTCAGATTAGTAGAAACATATAAAGTAACGGTATTTTCAGGGGTTCCGACGATGTATAATTTCCTTCTTCAATATGAAAATGGAAAACCAGAAGCTTTCGAATCGCTAAGGGTGTGTATTTCTGGTGGAGCTTCTATGCCAGTCGCTCTTTTAAAAGGTTTTGAACAGAAATTTAACGTCATGGTTTCTGAAGGTTATGGTCTATCAGAAGCGTCTCCTGTTACAGCATTTAATCCTTTAGATCGTCCTAGAAAGCCTGGTTCAATCGGAACAGATGTAATGGGCATTAAAAATAAAGTCGTCAATGAACTTGGCGATGAAGTAGCTCCTGGAGAAGTGGGCGAACTTGTCGTGCAAGGTCCTAACGTAATGAAAGGGTATTATAAAATGCCTGAAGAAACAGAGCATACGATCCGTGAAGGATGGCTTTATACAGGCGATTTAGCGAAAATGGATGAAGAAGGTTATTTTTACATTGTTGACCGTAAAAAAGATTTAATTTTAGTTGGTGGGTATAATGTTTACCCTCGTGAGGTAGAAGAAGTATTATACGATCATAAAGATGTCATTGAGTGTGCCGTGTTTGGCGTGCCTGATCCTGAACGTGGAGAAGCGGTAAGAGCGTTTGTTGTGTCAAAAAACCCCGAATTGAAAGAAGAAGATTTACAAATCTTTTTGGGTGAACATTTGGCCAAATATAAATTACCGAGTAGTATAGAATTTTTAGAAGAACTTCCTAAAAATACGACAGGGAAGATTTTACGTAGAGCGCTAAAACAAAAAGTGTTACAGGAAAGTTAATGATGTCAACGATTCTTTGTGAGAAAAAGAACCATGTTGCTACGATTACAATCAACCGTCCGGAGAGTTTAAACTGTTTCAATTATGAAACCATTATCGAGTTAGATCGCGTAATCGATGAAATTCGGATGAATTCAGAAGTTCGTGTAGTGGTTGTTACAGGTGCTGGTGAAAAAGCATTCAGCACAGGTGCTGATTTAAAAGAACGAAAAAATTTATCAGATGAACAAGTCATTAGAAATTTAAACAAAATGGGGGAGCTATTCACGAAAATTGATGAGCTTCCTCAGCCGACCATTGCACTTATAAATGGTTATGCCTTTGGCGGTGGACTTGAATTAGCGTTGGCATGTGATTTTCGAATTGTTCACTCAGATGTGCAGTTAGGGTTAACAGAAACGAGTTTAGCTATTATTCCAGGTGCTGGAGGTACGCTGCGTTTACCGAGATTAATTGGTGAAGCGAAGGCACTGGAGCTGATTTTAACTGCTAAGAGATTAACAGGTGAAGAGGCTTTTAACTATGGAGTAGTGACAAAAGTCGTTCCAAAAGAAAAACTACAGACCGCTTGTGATGAGCTAATTAATCAACTACTAGCGAACGGTCCCATTGCCCTCAAACAGGCTAAGTTTTCCATTAAAAATGGAATGAAAGTAGATTTGCAAACGGGATTGAAGATTGAGAGAAAAGCTTATGAAATCACAATACCAACCGAAGATCGAAAAGAAGCATTAAGAGCCTTTCAAGAAAAACGAAAACCTAAATTTTAACCGAAACCCTACGGCTCGACCGTAGGGTTTTAACGTATAAAAAAGGAGAGATAGAATTGGA
This portion of the Bacillus carboniphilus genome encodes:
- a CDS encoding phosphotransferase enzyme family protein gives rise to the protein MTKLQKEYHNIAELAIEKYDLRIKDLSYFTEETNIFFKLTDYYDNQYLLKIFQEESSTLEDNLVEVFFISMINKDNNVSIPNIIKGINGDYIQLIDSKFFSNTKRVILYSWLEGEDLDENENETRFMQLGEVTALMHNTTMGLTLPESMIPRVWDKVFYYKGEQPVYKNQQYQKHISMDNIELLDKFIPYLDEKLAMYYKEGKNNLQLIHADLNPWNIMVDKGDMHVIDFEDSMLALPIHDIANMLFYYRYDDRFEYENVKQLYFRGYERVRPLPKFNEFDLDLLMTARRVNFINYVLLVEDDPRSYIEKNIGRIHDFLNKYQVEL
- the yhfH gene encoding protein YhfH, which translates into the protein MLVKMTEFLNKLPRKKCSSCGKEINEQHECYGNTCNECLCVK
- a CDS encoding MBL fold metallo-hydrolase; this translates as MKVTVIGFWGGYPNKGEASSGYLIESANFKLLVDCGSAVLSQLQKYIAIVEIDAVILSHYHHDHIADIGPLQYARLIQQSEVNKILPIYGHPFNQEKFQCLSYKDVTCGTAYQPNRLLTVGPFSISFLQTDHPVDCYAMRISDGNATIVYTADSSFKEDFIPFAKEADLLLSECNLYADQNGAPIGHMTSTEAANIAQKAKVKELWLTHLPHSGDLNQLIEEAKTVYDGAVSLAEEGKTTQIN
- a CDS encoding lipoate--protein ligase produces the protein MYFIDNQGITDPKINLAIEEYCLSNLNKDNTYLLFYINEPSIIIGKNQNAVEEINTKYVDEKGINVVRRLSGGGAVYHDFGNLNFSFITKDDGNSFYNYKKFTDPIVSALNKLGVSAQLSGRNDILVNERKISGNAQFTTKGRMFSHGTLLLNSDIEQVVSALNVKKDKIQSKGIKSIRSRVANIAEFLKEDLAMEEFKELLLKSIFNVQNVEEVPCYQLTESDWKGIEEISKKRYGNWDWNFGKSPKFNLQHSHRFPIGQIDVRLNVIKGVIDDIKIYGDFFGIGDVAEVEQLLQGIKYERESIVAALSNMDVNHYFGNLSKEEFIDLVY
- a CDS encoding fatty acid--CoA ligase family protein, translating into MNLPKKLAETAAIHQEKPAYLFMDKETSYAELNASVSMFASSLEKMGVQKGDHIALIVGNTPHYVIGLYGALRLGATVIPVNPIYTPDEMGYILNNGDVKLVITLDKLLPLFEKMEKALPKVETIVYCETGETVNEDAYPQIKTKMKPFTKCLGMGDPRYQGPELNEEDVAMILYTSGTTGKPKGAMLTHRNIYANASDVAQYLKYDKSDKVIAALPMFHVFCLTVALNGPLISGATVVIVPKFSPAEIFRLVETYKVTVFSGVPTMYNFLLQYENGKPEAFESLRVCISGGASMPVALLKGFEQKFNVMVSEGYGLSEASPVTAFNPLDRPRKPGSIGTDVMGIKNKVVNELGDEVAPGEVGELVVQGPNVMKGYYKMPEETEHTIREGWLYTGDLAKMDEEGYFYIVDRKKDLILVGGYNVYPREVEEVLYDHKDVIECAVFGVPDPERGEAVRAFVVSKNPELKEEDLQIFLGEHLAKYKLPSSIEFLEELPKNTTGKILRRALKQKVLQES
- a CDS encoding enoyl-CoA hydratase-related protein: MSTILCEKKNHVATITINRPESLNCFNYETIIELDRVIDEIRMNSEVRVVVVTGAGEKAFSTGADLKERKNLSDEQVIRNLNKMGELFTKIDELPQPTIALINGYAFGGGLELALACDFRIVHSDVQLGLTETSLAIIPGAGGTLRLPRLIGEAKALELILTAKRLTGEEAFNYGVVTKVVPKEKLQTACDELINQLLANGPIALKQAKFSIKNGMKVDLQTGLKIERKAYEITIPTEDRKEALRAFQEKRKPKF